The following coding sequences lie in one Xanthomonas hortorum pv. pelargonii genomic window:
- the yecR gene encoding YecR family lipoprotein, which yields MRLMLLMTSVFFVLVVTGCATKRELLVTGASRSDGVIKLSYERNEFQRVSYDDQKAQDLAAQKCAAWGYKGAESFGSEESTCLSRRGFGNCGGRQVTVAYQCLGAPGDQQK from the coding sequence ATGCGTTTGATGCTTTTGATGACATCTGTATTTTTCGTGCTCGTTGTCACCGGATGTGCGACAAAGAGAGAGCTTCTCGTCACAGGCGCTAGTCGGTCTGACGGGGTTATCAAGCTCTCCTACGAGCGAAACGAATTTCAGCGGGTATCTTATGACGACCAAAAAGCTCAAGATTTAGCCGCACAAAAGTGCGCAGCCTGGGGTTACAAGGGCGCAGAGTCCTTTGGTTCAGAAGAAAGTACGTGTTTATCGCGGCGGGGATTTGGCAACTGCGGCGGTAGGCAAGTCACCGTGGCTTACCAATGCCTCGGAGCTCCGGGCGATCAACAAAAATAG